In Capsicum annuum cultivar UCD-10X-F1 unplaced genomic scaffold, UCD10Xv1.1 ctg3164, whole genome shotgun sequence, the genomic window GAAGGACGAAGTATtttaataatcataatatatacaACACTAACCAAGAAAATGTGCAAGACCCTGAGCATCATAAGGATCAGAGAAACTGCCGGTTCTTACACACATTGCAGCTGCTGCCTGCAAAATGCCAACCAAGGATGAAAAACCAAGAAATTGAATAGCTACCTTCAatttgatgatgattatatatacatCACAGACCTTTTTCAGTGAAGGACCTTTGTCTCGAACATCACCTGCTTCTTCATCAGCGTCatcactttcttcttcttcttcttctcctcctcctcctcctcctccttcaaAATCGCTATCTTCACTTTCCTCATTATCATCGTCTTCGTTTTTTTCGCAGTTTCCAGAATGTTCTGGAAGTCCATCGGGGTAGATATCAGGATCGTGAACCAGAAGAGCACAGAGGCCATTAGGGAGTTGCATGCATCTGTACAAACGCTTATCGTTTGGAGACTTTTCTACTATGTCATCCGCTGTAAAAGTACGGCCGCTAACCGCCATTGTTCTCTATTACGTTGGCGCGTATGCTTTCTACCACAAAGAATCAAGTCTTTCTTTGACAAACGTCTCTTCTAGGTTTAACCAATCTTTTCATTGACTGCATTTTAATAGTCTTCCCTTTTCACGTCATATTTAGAATTATAAAATTAAAGGGTATTTTAATACATTtcatacaattttaatttaaggttACAAGAttcaatctttattttcttaaattttatattaagtTAAAGTTTGTTATTCTcttttaaacgaagggagtaataaAATTATTCAGCATCCTATTGCCTCATTTGCACATCACCCGAACCTTCTTCAAATTTAaatcatttatttaaatttaaaaataaataattattctcCCTCTGTTTTGCCACATTCAAActtcttaattttattattactagtgaattttttattataaaatgataaaatattaatctctctatttattataaataaacgtattattaattttagagaaaatgctctatttcacccttgaactatacccaaaacggTTGAgatacacctcaacttaaagggggtcttattaccctaaactaattaaaagtataattttgacacccttagtgcctacatgaCACAATACACTGAAGgatccacgtaggcacacgtgtgtgccacgtatgtgccacgtaggcactaagggtgtcaaaattacacttttaatttgttcaggggtaataggactcccgttaagttgaggtgtgtctcagCCGTTCTGGTATAGTTTAAGGGTGAAATAGGGtattttctcataattttatgggaaaaaaatatttaattagtaGTTGGCCAATTTTCAACAAAATTATAAGTTATCattttgaatcaaaataaatcataaatttacaaattacaataattagaAATTCATACAATATACAAACTGAAGAGAAATTATAGAGAGAGaacttaaaaaaaatgataaggtcgcaaaaatattttgatagaaATAATCGATTCAGGTTATATTGGAGATCTTGTTAGAAGGCTCATTGAAGCCGAAGAAGGTGTTTAAGGTCATATTTGGGCATGTAATGAATCAGGATTATTAATATCGAAATTATTAACACGTAAAGATAACCTATAATATCATTGAAGTGATTCGATTCTCATCAACGTGAAAGAGTCATGTGATATTAATAGTGATAGGTGTTATTCATTCAACACACCCTTTATTATGAATATTGTTTAAGAAAATACTACTGTTAAAAACAGTGAAAAGGAAGAATATGATATGCTCTAATATTTAGACCTTCTTAATAAAAGGACACTTCCTAAAGTCCAACCCAAACTTATATAACAAAtgggaatttttaaaaaattaagtattaaacaacaataacaccatatccagtatattcccactaagtgaagtttagagagggtaagtGTACGAAGTCCATATTAAACAAGTTGTTAAAATAATTGAAGAAACTATTATTGTTGATGACAATCATGCTATATTTAGATTATTATCTAAAACTGATTTGGCCACTTATATGAAAATTCACAGATTTATGCATACTGGATTAATACAAGTTATATTTAAATCACTTACTTTAACAAGTTTGTCTCGGAGTTTTATAACTGctttaaaaaatgaaagaaatcaaaattaaaaaaaaataccttataAGGATAGTACAAACAAGCTTAGTTTTTGGTCCTGTATATTTGAATGTTTATCCTAATTTACAAATATCTTTGAATGATGAGAATTCTCTAAATGCTTTAATATTAAGTATTAAACTATATGGCTAAATGTAtatgttatagaatttattataAATCTTTATATACTTTAAATCCTATGtgtaaataatgaattttaagaATGAAACTATTTTAATAGAAACTAAATTTGATAGGTCAAAAGTTATTACCTGAAGACCcattaaatggaaaaaaactGATCTTCCCAAAAGTTGGATTTTTGAGAAAGTTACTCCTTcctaaaataatatgaatagtgaaattactgagattgaacAAACCACAAATGATATTGTTAAAATAAGATTTTCGAAATTCATGCCTCTAATAAATAAAACTGATAATCTTATTGCATCTAGATTAACTAGACAGCCTCTTCTTGTATTTCTCCGATTGATCATATAGTAAATTCCCTATCTACAACTTCTACTTCTCAGACtggagaaaataataaaaatagtaatattagGTTGAATAGAGATAATATAGCTAATTTTATTCCAGACCTGAACCCAATAGAATTCGAAATGAATTTTTCTATAGATTTAAAATGAATTACAAGacaaagaatctcaaattaagttctttaaaccccaaaaatttttagaaaatgattttttcaaaattttaataaagacAGACAAAATTTACTTCAGGAATTTTTTTTATGAGAATCTTTtcaatcataataaaataattatttttattccatTGTTTATGACAAGATATGTTGATAGTTATATTTTCATGTTAGAAAGAGATTATAATTATAGTaatgatgaaataagaagaaATCACCAGTATTTCCTCCCCAACAATCTTTTCAACTTGAAAAGGATAATAAAAtggtttatttttttacttttacaaaattacttgaaaatgataCTGCTATTATTACGGCTCAACATATTAATACTATGATTAAACAACAAAACTATGCTAATATTTATATGAGCATATTAGGTGAACAAATTATTTTCATTCATGATAGAATTGATAAACTATTttcagaaacaaaaaaaaatagagccTAGCAATACTACAGGAAAAGTACAGGTCTCAATTGATACTACAAGTATTAAACCTCCCCATGACATAAGAAcccttcaattaaaaaaaaaggtctTAAAGATGTAGACAAattattacaagaaaaatttaaTGGATTAAAAATTAGTCTGTTAAGCACTAATGATAACTTTGATAATTGTAAATTCGCAATTGAGATTAATAAGATCTCGAAAAAGCATATTAGAAAACCAGTCCCAAGAATGTACTACTATCTTAGGCCTAGTCGTCAAGGTATTTTCTTAAGGAACAAGAAATAGTGATCTCCAATAGTTAAAATGGAAAAGAAATTTATGAATGGAACAtaaatgattataatgataagcaaattgcTACAATAGTACATCAAACGTTGATGTACAACATAATTTACAAAGCTAatgaaaatcatgataaaacTATTATAGAGATTATTATTGCAGAATTTACTAGTCAATTAAAAGGTTGGTGGGATAATTATTTAATCTAGGATCAACATTATAACATATTTCAATCTATTTAGTAGGAAGATTATTTGACCctaaaatttttaatgaatttattttggtattttcttcgTGTTAAATGGTAATTTCTGGGTGGAATTATGATTAGGAATGATAGCGAGATCATTAGGTAATGTTTCAGAATTCTCAAAATACGTTTGGGGTTATTTTGGGATCCTAAAATAGTGAGGGTCCACGATAAGAGCGTGCCACGCTCTGGATATGCCGTAATAAGGGCGTGACACGCCCTTAAAGTGGCGCGATAAGGGCGTGCCACGCCCAAGGGCATGTAaacaccaattttattttttaatttttttattcaaggtctttttggtcttttacctatTAAACGACTTTCCAATCATATTAAACCCAAATCGCACCCTCCCAACTCAGATTAAATGATCTCTCTTCTCCCAAAACCCTCAAGAATATAAAAGAAgagtttttcaccaaaatttaAACTTGCAAAGTTCAAATTCAACTTCCCCTCAAGAAATTTACTAAGTTtgggtatgtggggttttgataCGGGTGTagcaagctgtccaacaagttcacaactattcacacgtagccaagctcgggagttacaaaaactccaagccttgttcatgcaaatggccattTGTGAGCTGGTGATTGATCCACCTAATGgtctaaatgtttttaagtgtgaagaggggccttgaagtgtaataaacttacactccaagtccACCCCATGGAAAGGGCAATCTGGTCATTTTCTCCTTCATTTATGGagtaatataaatagacaatattAGGGTTATTGAGCAACTAGttctttcataattttttgagacataaacacttgtaatattgaggAATTTGtcactcttccattggagaagccccaaatCTGAAAACTTACAAGTAaagtgatacttgtgttgtatcttggctagaaacaaaGATCTTGGGGTCatagagttcctcttggtccaagtaagaacttggtgttaatattctttagtcttagggtTCTCTCTTTCTATTAGGGTTCTTAGACTCTTGAATATTACATGTTAAGTTACTATctttttgtaatcttgttaagattgtgttttgtaatcttgaagtctagtgaatccgtatggggctctttcgattcattAGCACCTTGTTGAATTGCtggttcttgttgaaaacttcaTCATCTTATTCTAAAAACGTGATTCttaaagcctagtgaagccgtgtgtggcctatttcgattcactagcacttgttgttcaacttgttgttttttggtgttagtttattcatcttgttgttcttgctgGATTCTTGCATTGTGGACTTGATATTGtaatcatttggtatcaaagaaaggctggttgtgtttgtacactaccaatcttgggctctcttggatgaaaattaaaaaaaaattgttgaaatctgaaaattccagaaaaagaaaaagagaaatatgtccatcttgttgtcttggccaagattgGAGTTTGTGTGTTTAGATCTAGGAgttattttacttgtttagtgtGTTTCTactgttggtttctttctcaccaacactaaaagtgtctagatctaaagtcgagcttataatattgaccattgttgTGAGAACTTGAAGTGGGCCGTAGGTTGTACCTTGTTGATGACAATTGGTGgttttgtgttgtgttcttgaagaagttgatattgtgttcttgaaggttgttgtggtgttcatcttgttcttcatctattcttacaacttaagacaacaaaggtgtaaaatagatccaaaagttTGTAAGGCAAAAGTTATAAAGTTGTTGGTGAAAAGACTTGCAcacatcacttcctagacttgacgactactttttcttaaatcaagggaccttgttttgtgggattagtatagtcaaatctcacctttttgagtttgaaaagttaaaaagagtacaagacttttactttccctccaaaaccaattgtcatTCATTACAAGTTGTGTgaatattgaaattttagatttgtgacaaaaaaaattgttaggaggGACTAAGCCCAATTACATGCTGCCACGTCACCATTGCTATTGCCATGTcactaataagctcaaatttctatattttctagtttctaattgttgattcttggtttccttacttggttctagaactaattaacaaactagtacattcctactaggttaTCAATTAGTCATTTGAATCCGTTTGTTCGTGTCAACGATTACTTGGgtgcttttatattttgaatacgTTACTACTTCTTAGTTCTAGTCcgacgagaattctttgagtcttCAAAAAAGAATCTACTTCGGATAAGAgcttactcataccttaaggattcacgggttactagctaatctacaacacttgtggaactAAAGTGTGAGGTGATCCAAAGAGTGTAAGTGTGGAGAGGATTTTTTTTCACTAACTTATTTTCTGATTTTGAAGGTAATACCTTGACAATGGAAGGGACTACGTCCCAAAATATGGATACTAATGCCCTTGACTCTATGAGGGCCACTCTTGAGGCTGTTACCCGAACACTTGAAAGGTTGAATACGGAAGTTGAAGCTGTGAGAGGGGATTTGACAACAATAAAGGGAGATGTATTGTCTATTAGTGGGagattagaacaagtggagagtcaaaggaactctcgcgCTTCTACTCCTCTACATATTTCTTCAAGTGGGAATGATAGAACTTCATCCGCAACCATCACTCCCGAAATAGTGCACCAAATGCTAAATACACCccaagctccactaaatgccgcaagccaaaccactcataTCCCTCCAAACCATGACCCCTCTAGACCAATACATTTCCAAACTCCTTAAGTTCCATAAGAGGTACTTGGATGTCAAGTATCTCCTCTAAATCTGAATCCTCCCTTCCAAGCTCcattaaaccaaagaccaccacctccataaaatccaactccttcaaatcatgttcaaaatatccaaaatcgTCTAGCCTACTTTGAGAAATATGGCAGAGAAGGATATGAAGGATATATAGAGCCTTTGAGGATGCTTATATGAGAGAGGAGGAGGTGAGATGGGGTCATAGAGATCAAAGGAGATATtaagggtatggagaaaggggaaactaATACTAAGAGAGAGATGTAGGAATCAACACCATCAAGTTAAGCCTACCGATctttaaaggtgaaagtgaccccgaggtctACTTAGCTTAGGAATCGGCTTGTGACAAAGTTTTCTAGGTTAATGATAACtcggaagaaaagaaaagttattaTGCCATTGCTCATTTTAAGGGtcatgctaacacttggtgggagtatgTCAAACGGTTTGGTAATGAATTAGTTGATGGGTAGCCACCACCTTGGTTTCGGTTGAGGTACTTGATAAGACAATGGTACCTTCTCGAGAGTTACgccatgagttgcttgctagattgtacaacttgcgTCAAGGTAACaaaagtgtgatggcatattatgatgagttttaacaactcatgttgaagcttgatcatcgtgggAAACAAATCAGTCATGACATTATCCAGTTCAAGTGTTGGTTAagcaaagagatctccactcatttaacactacacaagtttgataccgttgaaggtaTTTTTCAAGCGGCttttgagattgaaagggaacttAAAAAGAGGTCGTCGTTTAAGGAAAAGGAACAATCCACCTCAGGTTGGCCTAGAAGCAAGGAGATTGCTCAATCCTATTCGGGTTGGCCCAAAAATAAGGACCAAACCACCACTACAAGGCTGCCCGAGCCCAAAACAGTCTACAAAATTCCTCCAAAGCAAGAAGTTTATAAGTATCCTAACCCAAAGGGATTCCAatatttcaagtgccaaggttggggacataaagccaatgaatatCTAAACCGATGCAACATAATTCTACGGGAAaagagattgtattaccttggtgaagAAGTGGGTCTTAAAAAGAGGGAGGATGAGGCCGggcctcaagatagagaggaacCCGAGAATGGactacatgatgatgatgatgatgttggtgAAGATGTTTATCTGCAAGAAGGGGAGTGTGTGGTTCTAAACTTTGTAGTTAGGtatgtcatgattagtaaggcaTAGATGACCCAAGTcaaagggaaaatctattccatactaaatgtcttataAAGGGgagtgtgtgcactttggtgatcgatagtggtagttgtgcaaatgttgttagtgttgctatggtaAATTTTTTGATGTTGCCAACTACACCGCACACtagttcttgaaagttgcaatggttgaatgaatgtggtgAATTAAAGGTaacaaggcaatgtgtgatacgatttaaggtgggaaactaccacgatgaagtgctttgtgacgtgataccaatgcaagtgtatcacttgttgttaggtagaccttgcAATATGATAAGTCTACCAAACACGATGGGAGGTCCAATCGATATACACTTGAAAAAGATGGCTGAAAGGTCATAATTCCTCCTCTTTTGCCTTTCCAAGTAAATGAGTGGCATCAAAAGAtgagagaattgaagaaaaaggggataaaatctgaaaaacaagaaaaaataggggAACCCATAGGTGGGGCAGTAGGGGTATTTGAGGCTTTCTCAACATCAAAGGGGAAGAAAAACATGTTGATGTTGGTTAGAAATAAGGAACTCTTCATGGATCATGACGAGGACATGCCAATATTACTTTTGgatcattgttttaacactaaccccactaattcttccatttctcctttgatttcttgtgtgttgcaggattatgaagatgtatttCTCGAAGAACTTCTGCAAGGATTTCCCCCACTTCAGggaattaagcaccaaattgattttatGCCGGGCTCACAATTTCCAAACAAGCCGGCTTATAGAAGCAACCCTGCAGACACCAAGGAATTGCAAcgtcaagttgaggaactcctcaataaagggtatatcaaggaAAGCATGAGTCCGTGCGCGATTCGGTGCTACTAGTGCCTAAGAAATATGGAACGTGGCGTATGTGTGTAGACTGTTGAGCCATCAAAATGATTATGGTAAAATATCGTTaccctatccctaggttagatgatatgcttgatgaattgaatggtttgtgtttatttttcaagattgatttaaggagtAGCTATCACCAAATAAGAACGCAACCCGGTGATGAATGTAAAACCACCtcaagaccaagtttggtctctgtgaatggatggttatgccattcggactAACAAATGTTCCAAGTACttttatgaggctaatgaatcatgtgatgaagccatttattggaaagtttATTGTTGTCtattttgatgatgtcttggtttaTAACAAGTCTTTAGATGAGCATGTGATGCATTTACAATATATGTTTGATGTCCTTATAAAGGAAAAACTGTATGCAAATCTGGAAAAATGCTCCTTTAgtgttaatgaagttgttttctttggttttgttgttagttcaagaggggtcgaagtggatgaatccaagataaaCGCTATAAAAAATTGGCTAATCCCACAAACCGTTGAAGAAGTAAGAATTTTGCATGgtttggctagtttttatagaaggtttgtcaaagAATTTAGCACCATAGTTGCCCCCTTGACCGAGGTCATTCAGAAAGATCAACCCTTCAAGTGAGGTGATGAGCAAGCCAAGACTTTTGAAgctttgaaagctatgctcatctttGCGCCTTTGTTACAATTGCCCAACTTTGATAAGACATTCGAAGTCGAGTGCGATGTGAGTAAAGTAGGCATAAAGGCTATTTTCATGCAGGATTTAAAACCCATTGCTTACtttatccaaaatctcaaaggagcaactctaaactactccacgtatgatttagagttgtatgccttgattagagccttggccacttggcaacactACTTATGGCCTAAGGAGTTCGTGATCCGAACGGACCATGAATCCTTAAAGCATCTTCGGGTACAATATAGTAGCCGGTGCTTTGTCTAGAAAACATGTTCTTGTATCCACTTTGTCATCAAAAGTGATGGGTTTCGAGAGCTTAAGAGGattgtatcccgaggacccttACTTTGCTCTTATCTTTAGGGAATGCAAAGAATTGGGTAGGGACAAGTGAGATTCGGCTAGGGGTTCAAATCTCTATGCGGAGTTTGATGATTACTTAtttaaaggtagacgattgtgtATACCCTCTAGCTCTTGGAGATAGTTATTTATGAGAGAAGCACATGATGATGGTCTAATGGGTCATTTTGGGGTTGAAAAGACCCTTGGAATAatggaggagcaattctattggccaagaATGCACGAGAATATAGTTAGGATTTACGGCCAATGTGTAGTATGCAATGGAGCCAAATCTCAGCTCCTacctcatgggttgtacaccccgcTACCCACTCCTCTATGTCCTTGGCCTGATATATCTATGATTTTGTGTTGGGGCTGCCAAGGATTGGACGAGGTTGGGAAAGTATCTTTGTTGTAGTCGATCgattttctaagatggcacactttattTTTTGCTCTAAATTTGATGACGCACCTAGCGTGGCctctttatttgttgataatATTGTCAAATTGCATGGCGTTCCGAGGAacattgtgagtgatagggactctaagttcctaagtcacttttggaagtccactTGGGGTAGGCTTAGTACCAAGTTATTGTTCTCTATGTCTTGCAACCCACAAAAcgatggccaaacggaagtagtaaataggactttgggtgctatgctacGTTTCATGGTTAatggaaaaatgacttcttggaaggagcacttaccattgattgagtttgcctataatcaTGTCATAtactcaagtacgggaatgactccctttgagtgtgtatacgaccTCAATtcccttacccctttggatttaacacctttgccaagtgatctcatgattagcttagatggaagcaagcGGGAAAACTCTATGAATAATTACACCCACATATGCATATTATATTTATTGGTGCTTAAGTCTCCTTGATtatgccgggaggtttgagtcccccataaaggcatatacggatatggatattctttggttcgtgcagctacacacactgggACCTTTCCAACTAGGAGAGACCTGGGCCTATATAACTCGTAGGAGcct contains:
- the LOC124891168 gene encoding nardilysin-like, with product MAVSGRTFTADDIVEKSPNDKRLYRCMQLPNGLCALLVHDPDIYPDGLPEHSGNCEKNEDDDNEESEDSDFEGGGGGGGEEEEEESDDADEEAGDVRDKGPSLKKAAAAMCVRTGSFSDPYDAQGLAHFLG